The following coding sequences are from one bacterium BMS3Abin14 window:
- the argD gene encoding acetylornithine aminotransferase: MDIDSAIKTAEKTLFPNYRQYPIVIERGKDCRVWDTNGNEYVDFVAGIATCNLGHCHPAVTAAIREQAKKVIHVSNWYFNSPQIDLSRRLTDLTSMDRVFFCNSGAEAAETAIKTARKWAYDEYGPGRHTVISLLGAFHGRTMKALTATDPKHHHAAFSPYPEGFVHIRPGDLAALVKHIPNSCAFLMEIIQGEGGVYPIDPDFIREAERACREGGVLMIIDEVQTGMGRCGSLLASELTGITPDIVTLAKGLGNGFPIGAVLAREEVASHIGPGSHGSTFGGNPLACSAALATLNALVSENLFDRARIMGKILRQGLEDLLGRTPVALEVRGAGLLLGLELSIKAGSIVESMMNRGYLVTAVQEKTLRFTPPLTVGEDDIRGLLANLKDVFMTMKGFPG, from the coding sequence ATGGACATCGACAGCGCCATTAAGACGGCAGAAAAAACCCTGTTTCCCAATTACCGGCAGTATCCTATCGTCATTGAAAGGGGGAAGGACTGCAGGGTCTGGGACACGAACGGTAACGAGTATGTCGACTTCGTTGCCGGGATCGCCACCTGCAATCTGGGGCACTGTCATCCTGCTGTAACGGCGGCGATCAGGGAACAGGCGAAAAAGGTTATCCACGTATCCAACTGGTACTTCAACTCCCCCCAGATCGATCTGTCCCGACGGCTGACGGACCTGACCTCCATGGATCGTGTTTTCTTCTGCAACAGCGGCGCCGAGGCGGCCGAGACAGCCATCAAGACAGCACGTAAATGGGCATACGACGAGTACGGCCCTGGACGCCACACGGTGATCAGCCTGCTCGGCGCCTTTCATGGCCGAACGATGAAGGCTCTCACGGCCACCGACCCGAAACATCACCACGCAGCTTTTTCCCCATACCCTGAGGGGTTTGTCCACATCCGCCCTGGAGATCTGGCGGCTCTGGTGAAACACATTCCAAATTCCTGCGCTTTCCTGATGGAAATCATTCAGGGTGAAGGCGGGGTTTACCCCATCGACCCGGACTTTATAAGGGAGGCGGAGAGGGCATGCCGCGAGGGTGGAGTCCTCATGATCATTGATGAGGTGCAGACCGGCATGGGAAGATGCGGTTCGCTCCTCGCTTCAGAGTTGACGGGGATAACACCCGACATAGTCACGCTTGCCAAGGGGCTGGGGAACGGCTTCCCCATTGGAGCCGTGCTTGCGCGGGAAGAGGTGGCATCCCACATTGGACCCGGGTCACACGGCAGCACATTCGGTGGCAATCCCCTGGCCTGTTCGGCGGCCCTGGCCACACTCAACGCCCTCGTTTCCGAGAATCTGTTTGACCGTGCCCGCATTATGGGAAAAATCCTTCGGCAGGGCCTCGAGGACCTGCTCGGCCGGACGCCCGTTGCCCTGGAAGTTCGTGGGGCGGGGCTTCTGTTGGGCCTGGAACTGAGCATCAAGGCAGGGTCTATTGTTGAGTCTATGATGAACAGAGGTTATCTCGTGACCGCCGTCCAGGAGAAAACCCTCCGGTTCACCCCTCCCCTGACTGTGGGAGAGGACGATATCCGCGGTCTTCTTGCCAACCTTAAAGATGTTTTCATGACGATGAAAGGTTTTCCGGGATGA